The genomic region GCCGCTCACTTTTCTTGAAGGTGTAGCTTGTCGTAATGTAATTGACGATACCGACGATTAATTGATCGACAATCTTGGCTGTCATACTCTGCCACCCTAGAAATGAGATGGCAACAATCATCAGACCGTTATCTAAGAAAAAGGAAACGCCACGGAAGAAGAAAAAGGAAATCACTTCGCGAAAGAGCGCCTTGAAAGTTGTGTATTTAGATTGGAACACTAAGGACTTATTGGTGAAAAAGCCAAATAAATTCGCCAGTAACCAAGCAATCGTGTTTGCTAACAAGTAAGGCCAAATGATTGTGTGACGAAAGACCCAGTAAGTGAAGATGTTGACCAGGGATGCTAGAAAGCCAAAAACGGTGTAGGTCAATAAATCCCGGTATTTAAATAATAGCCGCTTAATAAAAGCCATAAAAAGAGCCCCTAAATTAATAATAGAATGTAAAACTAAAATAAGAAAACTGGGCCCAAAGCAAAAGGGAATTGCCCTAGACCCAGTGGGGAAATATTGAATTGGTGGAAACGTGTTTTGTCTGGCAACTTCTTCCGTTTAGCTACGATTGCCAAACGAACCATTACATGATTCATTCGGCAACCGGGTCTATACTCAGAAGCTAAACGCCAGCCAGAACACTCTGATTTGAAACGTGCTTTATAAACTAGCTTTCTGCGCTTAGCAACATCAGTCAAATC from Latilactobacillus sakei subsp. sakei DSM 20017 = JCM 1157 harbors:
- a CDS encoding GtrA family protein, with product MAFIKRLLFKYRDLLTYTVFGFLASLVNIFTYWVFRHTIIWPYLLANTIAWLLANLFGFFTNKSLVFQSKYTTFKALFREVISFFFFRGVSFFLDNGLMIVAISFLGWQSMTAKIVDQLIVGIVNYITTSYTFKKSERQMALRGRILRHYHTILKRGDHD